The nucleotide sequence ACGGACGACGACGAACACACCGAGATCGCCGAGCGGTATATCGACTGGGCCGTCCGATCGCAGTCGAGCGACGGACTGATGGCCTACGGATCGATCGACGTCGTCCCGGAGTGGGACGAACACCGCATCTTCCGCCCCATTCCGGACGCCGGAGCGGTCGCCGTCCTCGCTCTCGAGGCCTACGAGAACGGCGGCCCCGACTCCTACCTCGAGGCCTGCCGGCGACAGTTCGAGTACCTCCACGAGGATGCTCCCCGAAGCGCGGACGGCGGAATCACTCACCACATGGACGACATCGAACTGTGGGTCGACGCCATCTACATGATGTGTCCGTTCATGGCCCGCTACGGCCAGCTCACCGATACGCCCGAAGCGATTGACGAAGCCGTCGACCAGATTCTGGTCCACGCGAAGCACCTCCGCGACCCGCAGACCGATCTTTACCGGCACATCTGGCGCGAGACGCCGAACAGCTACCCCGACGGCTCGCTCTGGCTGCGCGGCAACGGCTGGTTCGCCACGGGCGTCCTCGACACGTTAGACTA is from Haloterrigena salifodinae and encodes:
- a CDS encoding glycoside hydrolase family 88/105 protein, with translation MSMERSLAELLPTVAEYTLDLDFEDFIQGERPMVLRGLLATDDDEHTEIAERYIDWAVRSQSSDGLMAYGSIDVVPEWDEHRIFRPIPDAGAVAVLALEAYENGGPDSYLEACRRQFEYLHEDAPRSADGGITHHMDDIELWVDAIYMMCPFMARYGQLTDTPEAIDEAVDQILVHAKHLRDPQTDLYRHIWRETPNSYPDGSLWLRGNGWFATGVLDTLDYVPEDHPERDRLEELVRDHLLSMAEYQDASGFWHHLIDDDTMYLETSGTLQYAYAFTEAVDRGLLEEEYREVAEDAIGAAKTVVTPDGAVQRNAAMPGGPEAPQAINLYGQGWFLIAGKRVLESDADV